Proteins from a single region of Coriobacteriia bacterium:
- a CDS encoding diacylglycerol kinase family protein, with translation MVPDTRTQTIARSFQCAGEGIINLLRTERNFRIDLGAAILVGFMACLTRTRGVDLAVILALIGIMLASEAFNAALESAVDLVSSDFHVLAKRAKDIAAGGVLLMAFVSVIVGALIFLPKLALLTSGYLSLSEAQAAWLALFAAAFFLFCAWCITHPLSVRDEDVSEQKDLPKEGESR, from the coding sequence ATGGTGCCCGATACGAGAACTCAAACCATTGCACGCAGCTTTCAATGCGCTGGAGAAGGAATCATAAACCTCTTGCGCACCGAGCGAAATTTTCGAATTGACTTGGGCGCGGCGATTCTCGTCGGGTTCATGGCGTGTTTGACGCGCACACGCGGAGTCGACCTCGCCGTCATTTTGGCCCTCATCGGAATCATGCTCGCGTCAGAGGCGTTCAATGCCGCGCTCGAATCTGCAGTCGATCTCGTTTCCTCGGACTTTCATGTGTTGGCAAAACGCGCGAAAGACATAGCCGCCGGAGGCGTGCTGTTGATGGCTTTCGTTTCCGTGATTGTCGGAGCACTTATTTTTCTTCCGAAATTGGCGCTTCTGACATCCGGCTATCTGTCGCTGTCGGAAGCGCAAGCGGCGTGGCTGGCTCTTTTCGCCGCCGCTTTTTTCCTGTTTTGCGCGTGGTGTATCACTCATCCGCTCTCAGTGCGAGATGAAGACGTATCCGAACAAAAAGATTTGCCGAAAGAGGGAGAATCAAGATGA
- a CDS encoding HlyC/CorC family transporter, producing MIIIALVVLFLVGCQLAVVVACETSILMLSPGRAYRLAESQTVGANNVEQLIEGRHRMRAMAIFLSALSSGLIAAATFYLTLTETSFSGWAAVVVSFLATVISMMVYFALFQATPRAFAVTNPEYIALKTAGFTLGLTNLYRPIVSVLSAPAKGVVTAAGGERKVTIWAVTPEWRDEQSGEQTVEEEQEAFLETLNGFSDKIAREVMTPRTDIHSLEDTATISDAVDMVEDSGCSRIPIYHDDLDDIRGILYSKDLLRVVANHAMKGSKFDQRTLLELSRPAVFIPETKPLPDLMIEMRTHTHMVIVADEYGGTSGLLSLEDLLEEIVGDISDEFDSELPELTKLGEDVYLMSGSLSVDELNDLYDTAFDLDADSVAGLFTELIGRIPNVGESVEAEGLKLVVTRLDGNRIVQLRVCPAQKRGAE from the coding sequence ATGATTATCATCGCGCTCGTCGTGCTCTTTCTCGTCGGCTGTCAGCTTGCCGTGGTGGTCGCATGTGAAACTTCGATACTCATGCTTTCACCGGGCCGAGCCTATAGGCTCGCAGAATCTCAAACCGTCGGTGCGAACAATGTAGAACAACTCATCGAGGGCCGTCATCGCATGCGCGCCATGGCGATATTCCTCTCGGCGCTCAGCAGCGGTCTGATTGCCGCCGCCACATTTTATCTGACGTTGACGGAGACGAGCTTTTCGGGTTGGGCTGCCGTAGTGGTTTCCTTTTTAGCCACGGTGATCTCAATGATGGTGTACTTCGCATTGTTTCAAGCGACTCCCCGTGCATTCGCCGTTACGAATCCCGAATATATCGCATTGAAAACCGCCGGGTTCACGCTCGGTTTGACAAACCTGTACCGCCCGATCGTCTCGGTACTTTCGGCTCCCGCCAAGGGAGTGGTCACGGCAGCCGGTGGTGAGCGTAAGGTGACCATCTGGGCGGTGACGCCGGAGTGGCGCGACGAGCAAAGTGGCGAGCAGACAGTCGAGGAGGAACAAGAAGCATTCCTCGAAACACTCAACGGATTCAGCGATAAAATAGCGCGCGAAGTCATGACTCCTCGCACCGACATCCATTCACTTGAAGATACCGCGACAATTTCAGATGCGGTCGATATGGTCGAGGATTCCGGATGCTCGCGTATTCCCATTTATCATGACGATCTCGATGACATCCGCGGTATTCTCTATTCGAAGGATTTGCTGCGTGTGGTGGCGAATCATGCGATGAAGGGTTCGAAGTTCGATCAAAGGACTTTGCTCGAACTTTCACGTCCAGCGGTGTTCATCCCTGAGACGAAACCGTTGCCCGACCTCATGATTGAAATGCGCACGCACACCCATATGGTGATTGTCGCCGATGAATACGGTGGAACCTCGGGTCTGCTGTCCTTGGAAGATTTACTCGAAGAAATCGTCGGAGATATTTCGGATGAATTCGACTCGGAGCTTCCCGAGCTCACCAAGCTCGGAGAGGACGTGTATCTCATGTCCGGTAGCTTGAGCGTCGATGAGCTCAACGATTTGTACGACACCGCATTCGATCTCGACGCAGATTCGGTCGCCGGGCTGTTCACCGAACTCATCGGTCGCATTCCCAACGTCGGCGAATCCGTCGAAGCGGAAGGCCTGAAACTCGTCGTGACTCGTCTCGACGGCAATAGAATCGTACAATTACGTGTTTGCCCTGCGCAGAAGAGAGGAGCGGAATAA
- the era gene encoding GTPase Era, producing MPDNVAAPDAKEFKSGFVALVGRPNAGKSTLTNALVGRKIAITSDTPQTTRHRLRAIVNRENSQIVFVDTPGLHKPHDALGDEVNQSTFKALEDVDVIAFLVDSTQPIGRGDEWVAEYVKKSRSALARILVLTKVDISSEEQVQAQIDRVKKLGDFDRIIALSAKTDFNLEGLLAEIERHLPCGPRWFPEDMDTDQSIEVMISEFIREKVLYSTFDEVPHAVGVQLDDLEQNKKADITKIYATIYVERDSQKGIIIGKGGSGIKKIGETSRADLERLLGTRVFLDLRVKVKKGWRKDASQIKRFGYGEGL from the coding sequence ATGCCTGACAACGTAGCCGCGCCCGATGCCAAAGAGTTCAAAAGTGGTTTCGTCGCACTGGTCGGACGTCCGAATGCGGGAAAGTCGACGCTCACCAATGCACTCGTCGGAAGAAAGATCGCCATTACGAGCGATACGCCGCAAACGACGCGTCACCGTCTCCGGGCGATAGTCAATCGTGAGAATTCTCAGATCGTCTTCGTCGATACTCCTGGGCTCCATAAGCCCCACGATGCGCTCGGCGACGAGGTCAATCAGTCGACGTTCAAGGCGCTCGAAGATGTCGATGTCATAGCTTTTCTCGTCGACTCCACTCAGCCCATCGGAAGAGGAGACGAGTGGGTGGCCGAATATGTGAAAAAGTCTCGGAGCGCGTTGGCGAGAATACTCGTATTGACCAAAGTCGACATTTCCAGTGAGGAACAGGTACAAGCACAAATCGATCGAGTGAAAAAACTCGGAGATTTCGATCGAATCATCGCGTTGAGCGCTAAGACGGACTTCAATTTGGAAGGTTTGCTTGCTGAGATCGAGCGGCATCTGCCCTGCGGGCCGCGTTGGTTTCCCGAGGACATGGATACCGATCAGTCCATCGAAGTCATGATTTCGGAGTTCATTCGTGAAAAAGTGCTCTATTCGACATTCGATGAAGTTCCCCATGCAGTCGGTGTACAGCTCGATGATCTCGAACAGAATAAAAAAGCCGATATCACAAAAATTTACGCGACCATTTACGTTGAACGTGATTCCCAAAAAGGCATCATCATCGGCAAAGGCGGAAGCGGCATCAAAAAAATAGGCGAAACTTCGCGTGCCGACCTCGAGCGCCTGCTGGGGACACGTGTTTTCCTCGACTTGCGTGTGAAAGTTAAAAAAGGATGGCGCAAGGATGCAAGCCAAATCAAGCGTTTCGGTTATGGGGAAGGGCTGTAA
- the recO gene encoding DNA repair protein RecO, which yields MAQTYAKTGLVLKTTKLGETDLILTMLGADGSLIKGVAKGARNPKSKNVGRTDVFMCCDLLLAKGKSLDIIVEMRTVNAYRNLRESYELSLLASTISEIAFRIAMPDNPEEMLYQMTIAAFDNLSEFGEERGASLMLGFFMKAMAVQGYRPSFEYCAVCSEEYSSYVGWSAKAGGVICESCALHFADLAPFNGATVEWMKYLLMSTFSQIGETNIEKRALEDISKLMLDFFEYNFAATIKSLPIYWSLCP from the coding sequence TTGGCGCAAACGTATGCTAAAACCGGGCTCGTTCTCAAAACCACCAAACTCGGCGAGACGGATCTCATCCTCACCATGCTCGGTGCGGATGGCTCTTTGATAAAAGGTGTCGCAAAAGGTGCGCGTAATCCGAAGTCGAAAAATGTGGGAAGAACCGATGTGTTCATGTGCTGCGATCTGCTTCTCGCAAAGGGCAAGTCACTCGATATCATCGTGGAAATGCGTACCGTCAATGCGTACCGGAATTTGCGGGAATCCTATGAGCTCTCTTTGCTTGCTTCGACGATATCAGAAATCGCATTCCGTATCGCCATGCCCGACAATCCCGAAGAGATGCTCTATCAGATGACCATAGCCGCTTTCGACAATTTATCGGAATTCGGCGAAGAGCGCGGTGCCTCCCTCATGCTCGGATTTTTCATGAAGGCCATGGCGGTCCAAGGCTATCGGCCTTCTTTCGAATACTGCGCCGTCTGTTCGGAGGAATATTCCTCATATGTGGGGTGGTCTGCAAAGGCCGGTGGCGTCATCTGCGAATCCTGCGCGCTCCATTTCGCCGACCTTGCACCGTTTAACGGCGCCACCGTCGAATGGATGAAATATCTGCTCATGTCGACGTTTTCACAAATCGGTGAAACGAACATAGAGAAAAGGGCTTTGGAGGATATCAGCAAACTCATGCTTGATTTTTTCGAATATAATTTTGCGGCCACCATAAAATCATTGCCCATATACTGGTCGCTTTGCCCATGA
- the glyQ gene encoding glycine--tRNA ligase subunit alpha produces the protein MTAQTFQDVILSLQRYWANQGCVVLQPYDTEVGAGTFHPATTLKALGPNSWKTAYVQPCRRPTDGRYGQNPNRLQHYYQFQVILKPSPDNVLDLYFDSLRTIGIDVDEHDMRLVEDDWESPTLGAWGLGWEVWLNGMEVTQFTYFQQVGGFECSPVPSEITYGLERLVMYIQGVDSVYDIVYARDENGNEVSYGDVFLNDEIQYSTYNFEVADVDMLLHLFDSYERECQATLNAGLVLPAYDYVLKCSHAFNLLDARGAISVTERQGYILRVRALAKSCCAAYLELITDASKGEE, from the coding sequence ATGACCGCTCAGACATTTCAGGATGTCATTTTGTCGTTGCAACGTTACTGGGCCAACCAAGGTTGCGTTGTACTCCAACCCTATGATACCGAAGTGGGAGCCGGGACTTTTCATCCGGCTACCACGCTTAAAGCTCTCGGGCCGAATTCATGGAAAACCGCCTATGTACAACCGTGCCGCAGACCGACCGACGGACGCTACGGTCAAAACCCCAATCGTCTCCAGCATTATTATCAATTTCAAGTCATTTTAAAGCCGAGCCCCGATAATGTGCTCGATCTGTATTTCGACTCGCTCCGTACCATCGGCATCGATGTCGACGAGCATGATATGCGTCTCGTCGAAGACGACTGGGAATCTCCCACACTCGGGGCGTGGGGGCTCGGGTGGGAAGTGTGGCTCAACGGTATGGAAGTCACCCAATTCACTTACTTTCAGCAGGTGGGTGGGTTCGAATGCAGCCCTGTTCCGTCAGAAATCACCTACGGGCTCGAGCGCCTCGTCATGTATATTCAAGGCGTGGACAGTGTGTACGATATCGTCTATGCACGCGATGAAAACGGAAATGAAGTGTCCTACGGCGATGTGTTCCTCAATGATGAGATTCAATACAGTACGTACAATTTCGAGGTTGCCGATGTCGATATGCTCTTGCACCTATTCGACAGTTATGAGCGGGAGTGTCAAGCAACTCTCAATGCGGGGCTGGTTCTTCCGGCCTATGACTATGTGCTGAAGTGCAGCCATGCTTTCAATTTGCTCGATGCACGAGGCGCCATCAGCGTCACGGAGCGGCAAGGATACATACTTCGTGTCCGCGCATTGGCGAAGAGTTGCTGCGCCGCTTATCTCGAACTGATAACCGACGCATCAAAGGGAGAAGAATAA
- a CDS encoding glycine--tRNA ligase subunit beta, protein MSARDLIFEIGTEELPSAPLNDALVQLGKLVPNALAQANLDFEDFTLYSTPRRITVCVSGLTDEQPDRVVEYKGPAKKVGFTPDGEPTKAGIGFARGKGIDISQVELREIDGVEYLYACVEQKGRKALAILPEILSGFLHDLDWKRSQRWGDQTVRFVRPVRWILALFGDEIVPVSFGDVVSDRFTYGHRFLSSGRIEISSLRDYENTLRGNHVVIDPSKREALIREGIAEFGSLYGTPLIVDSVLREVINLTEYPNAVAGEFDEEFLRVPREILEYAMSKHQRYFAIQRADGTLDNHFVVISNGNPKFSRQIIEGHERVVRARLADAAFFYDADLKVPLEQWLKKLEHVVFQEKLGTTAAKVERVERLTHMLSQSLDLAPDEAAFAQRAAHLAKADLVTNAVVEFTELQGVMGAYYALASGEEPQVATAIREHYKPRFASDTIPSTTAGRIVSIADKLDTIAGIFAVGKAPKGTSDPFALRRSAIGILQIALQSLPLNLEEAISFALGRIEGVDFDEEKTKKSIIDFFTARLQTILRDAGFAYDTVDAVLAVDGGYPADAYRRCESLTEFRASNEAAADLLAAYKRAKNLSVADVGIQVDKSLFVPVEDAFAQAIIKAAQGSKAFFTSGDYSAMLELLSSLREPVDAFFEGVMIMDPDEALKNNRMALLNNFLELFDLFADFSKLS, encoded by the coding sequence ATGAGCGCGCGTGATTTGATTTTCGAAATCGGTACCGAAGAACTGCCGAGCGCGCCACTCAACGATGCGCTCGTACAGTTGGGAAAACTCGTGCCGAACGCTTTAGCCCAAGCAAACCTCGACTTTGAGGATTTCACTCTTTATTCGACGCCGCGACGTATCACGGTTTGTGTTTCCGGTTTGACAGACGAGCAACCCGATAGGGTGGTTGAGTACAAAGGTCCGGCCAAAAAAGTCGGATTCACACCCGACGGTGAGCCGACGAAAGCCGGTATCGGATTCGCACGCGGAAAAGGCATCGATATCTCTCAAGTGGAGCTGCGCGAAATCGACGGAGTCGAATATCTGTATGCGTGCGTCGAGCAAAAGGGTCGCAAGGCACTCGCTATTCTTCCTGAGATATTAAGCGGATTTTTGCATGATTTGGATTGGAAACGCTCACAGCGTTGGGGAGACCAGACGGTCAGGTTCGTCCGTCCGGTTCGGTGGATTCTCGCTCTTTTCGGCGATGAAATCGTTCCGGTTTCTTTCGGAGATGTCGTCTCGGATCGTTTCACCTACGGACATCGATTTCTGTCTTCGGGTAGAATCGAGATTTCCTCCCTGCGTGATTATGAGAATACGTTGCGCGGAAATCATGTGGTGATCGACCCATCGAAGAGAGAGGCACTCATCCGAGAGGGAATCGCCGAGTTCGGTTCGCTGTACGGCACACCCCTCATCGTCGATTCGGTTCTTCGCGAGGTCATCAACCTGACGGAATACCCCAATGCGGTCGCAGGCGAGTTCGACGAGGAATTTCTTCGCGTACCTCGAGAGATTCTCGAGTATGCGATGAGCAAACATCAGAGGTATTTCGCCATTCAGAGAGCGGACGGTACGCTCGACAATCACTTCGTGGTCATCTCGAACGGGAATCCGAAATTCTCTCGTCAGATCATCGAAGGTCACGAACGTGTCGTGCGGGCGAGACTCGCAGACGCCGCTTTCTTCTATGATGCGGATCTCAAAGTTCCGCTCGAGCAATGGCTCAAAAAACTCGAGCACGTGGTGTTTCAGGAAAAATTAGGAACGACCGCCGCAAAAGTGGAGCGAGTCGAGCGCCTTACGCATATGCTCTCTCAGTCGCTTGATCTAGCGCCCGATGAAGCGGCGTTCGCACAACGTGCGGCACATCTCGCAAAAGCCGACCTCGTGACGAATGCCGTCGTAGAATTCACTGAATTGCAGGGCGTCATGGGTGCCTACTATGCGCTCGCCTCAGGTGAGGAGCCCCAAGTCGCCACAGCGATCCGTGAGCATTACAAGCCTCGCTTCGCGTCCGATACGATTCCTTCCACCACTGCCGGTCGAATCGTGTCGATCGCTGATAAGTTGGATACGATCGCCGGTATTTTCGCCGTAGGAAAAGCCCCCAAGGGGACATCGGATCCCTTCGCTTTGCGCCGAAGTGCGATCGGTATTTTGCAAATCGCTCTTCAGAGCCTTCCTCTTAATCTCGAAGAAGCCATATCTTTTGCCCTCGGACGGATCGAAGGTGTCGATTTCGATGAGGAAAAGACCAAAAAATCCATCATCGACTTTTTTACGGCACGTTTGCAGACGATTTTGCGTGATGCCGGTTTTGCGTACGATACCGTCGATGCCGTACTCGCTGTCGACGGAGGCTATCCGGCCGATGCTTATAGGCGTTGTGAGAGCCTCACTGAGTTCCGCGCCTCGAACGAGGCCGCCGCTGATCTTCTTGCAGCTTACAAGCGTGCGAAAAATCTCAGCGTGGCCGATGTGGGCATTCAAGTGGATAAATCATTGTTCGTTCCGGTTGAAGATGCATTCGCCCAGGCCATCATCAAGGCGGCGCAGGGAAGTAAGGCGTTTTTCACCAGTGGAGACTACAGTGCCATGCTCGAGTTGCTCTCGTCGTTGCGCGAACCTGTCGATGCGTTTTTCGAAGGCGTTATGATTATGGATCCCGATGAAGCGTTGAAGAACAACAGAATGGCTCTTCTCAACAACTTTTTGGAGCTCTTCGATTTGTTCGCAGATTTTTCAAAACTTTCTTAA
- a CDS encoding kinase/pyrophosphorylase, whose translation MTSPEKITIHIISDAVGETGESVAKAAASQFPGVHVVIRKSTMIRDVHQLRQIVETHAGEENYLFLYTFAHGELHDEMDDLVKDGAIGIDVLGQTIMRLERMTSQHASSFVGALRRTDQKYFDRIDAMEYSVAHDDGRRPDGLLRADVVIVGVSRTSKTPLSMYLAYRGVRTANVPLALGVEPPNELFDCDPKKIFGLMSTPEVLLDIRKGRVKELGAFVPDYADREHVERELEEARALMRKLGCIVINTANRAIEEVAQEILRYVERFE comes from the coding sequence ATGACAAGCCCGGAAAAAATAACGATTCACATTATCAGCGATGCCGTCGGAGAGACGGGCGAATCGGTTGCCAAGGCGGCTGCTTCGCAGTTTCCCGGTGTTCACGTGGTGATTAGAAAGTCGACGATGATTCGCGATGTCCATCAGTTGCGACAAATCGTCGAAACGCACGCCGGCGAAGAAAACTATTTATTTTTGTATACGTTTGCTCACGGTGAACTACACGATGAGATGGACGATCTCGTCAAAGACGGCGCGATAGGAATCGATGTTTTAGGTCAGACGATTATGCGCCTCGAGCGTATGACCTCGCAACATGCATCGAGCTTCGTCGGTGCACTTCGCAGAACCGACCAAAAGTATTTCGATCGCATCGACGCGATGGAATACTCGGTTGCGCATGACGACGGTCGCAGGCCGGATGGCCTTCTGCGAGCCGACGTGGTCATCGTCGGTGTTTCGAGAACTTCGAAAACGCCCCTCTCCATGTACTTGGCCTATAGGGGGGTTCGCACGGCGAATGTCCCGTTGGCGTTGGGCGTGGAGCCTCCCAATGAGTTGTTCGATTGCGATCCGAAAAAAATATTCGGTTTGATGTCGACTCCGGAGGTCCTTCTCGACATTCGTAAAGGCCGTGTGAAGGAACTCGGCGCATTCGTACCCGATTATGCGGATCGCGAACATGTCGAGCGCGAGCTTGAAGAAGCGCGTGCTCTCATGCGCAAGTTGGGCTGCATTGTGATCAATACGGCCAACCGAGCCATTGAAGAAGTCGCCCAGGAGATTTTGCGATATGTTGAGCGATTCGAATAA
- a CDS encoding pyruvate, phosphate dikinase: protein MSDIKRVYAFGKDAQGENRTEGNKGMKFILGGKGANLAEMANMELPVPPGYTISCQTCMEYYNSNPPSFPDELEADLVSYTADLEAKMGKKLGDVKDPLLVSVRSGAAFSMPGMMDTILNLGLNDESIHGLISQTGNERFAWDSYRRFIQMFSNVVLNVEGDEFENAITVKKHQAGVIDDSELSANDLKDLVEDFKTTVSREVSADDFPSLVIDGKVAFPQDVNVQLHLAIEAVFSSWNNRRARDYRRMEKISDDIGTAVSVQSMVFGNKGETSATGVGFTRNPADGTNEYYGDFLTNAQGEDVVAGIRLTEPISKLKTLPGLEKAGEELDNVFAVLEEAYRDMCDIEFTIEQGKLWMLQTRVGKRTARAALKVAVDLVGEGAISKEEAVSRINPAQLDQLLHPTFDTKRTYDVVARGLNASPGAAVGTAVFSADDAEAAAARGERVVLVRWETTPDDLHGMVAAQGILTSHGGKTSHAAVIARGMGKPCVCGVDKLKIDTKAKQASVIGTDIVIKEGDSISIDGTSGILILGDADLVEPEVSGDFETILEWADEFRTLGVYANADNPEDAKISRDFGAEGIGLTRTEHMFLGERKDIIQDFILSDSDEGRNAALAKLLDVQVSDYLGIFEAMDGLPVTVRLLDPPLHEFLDNPRELEVELVRRELVGDSAGALAEGKKLLAEIDALSEQNPMLGMRGCRLGIVFPELYAMQVRSITRAAHQLKAAGKDPHPEIMIPLVSLKAELETLRAEAEAVIAEVEQETGQHVDIPIGTMIELPRAAITADEIGQVADFFSFGTNDLTQTAFGFSRDDVESSFLTSYLERKILDRNPFETLDDGVAQLVAIACEKGRKANPAIHLGICGEHGGDPESIHKCQKAGLTYVSCSPYRVPVARLAAAQAALAEKK, encoded by the coding sequence GTGTCTGATATTAAGCGTGTCTACGCGTTCGGAAAAGACGCACAAGGCGAGAACCGCACCGAAGGAAACAAAGGAATGAAGTTCATTCTCGGTGGTAAAGGTGCAAACCTCGCTGAAATGGCGAATATGGAACTTCCTGTTCCTCCCGGTTACACCATCAGTTGCCAAACTTGTATGGAGTATTACAATTCCAATCCACCTTCTTTCCCCGATGAACTCGAAGCTGACCTCGTTTCATATACGGCTGATTTAGAGGCGAAAATGGGCAAGAAACTCGGAGACGTCAAAGACCCGCTTCTCGTATCCGTCCGTTCCGGTGCGGCATTTTCGATGCCGGGTATGATGGATACCATTCTCAACCTCGGACTTAACGACGAGTCGATTCACGGTCTCATCAGCCAGACGGGTAACGAGCGTTTCGCTTGGGATTCCTATCGACGCTTCATCCAAATGTTCTCAAACGTCGTTCTCAATGTCGAAGGCGACGAATTCGAAAACGCCATCACCGTTAAAAAGCATCAAGCGGGAGTGATCGATGACAGCGAGCTTTCGGCAAACGACCTCAAAGATCTCGTCGAAGATTTCAAAACGACCGTTTCTCGAGAGGTGTCCGCAGACGATTTTCCTTCTCTTGTCATCGACGGCAAAGTTGCGTTCCCTCAAGACGTCAATGTACAGCTCCACTTGGCAATCGAGGCGGTTTTCAGCAGTTGGAACAATCGTCGTGCGCGTGACTATCGTCGCATGGAAAAAATCTCCGATGACATCGGAACTGCGGTAAGCGTTCAGTCCATGGTCTTCGGCAACAAAGGCGAGACGTCTGCCACCGGAGTCGGATTCACGAGAAATCCCGCTGACGGTACCAACGAATATTACGGTGACTTCCTGACGAACGCCCAGGGCGAAGACGTCGTGGCAGGCATTCGTTTGACGGAGCCTATTTCAAAATTAAAGACTCTTCCGGGTCTTGAAAAAGCCGGGGAAGAACTTGATAACGTATTCGCCGTTCTCGAAGAGGCATATCGCGATATGTGCGATATCGAGTTCACCATCGAGCAAGGCAAGCTCTGGATGCTCCAGACTCGTGTCGGTAAGCGTACCGCACGTGCGGCGCTCAAAGTCGCCGTCGACTTGGTCGGAGAGGGAGCCATTTCGAAAGAAGAGGCGGTATCCCGCATCAATCCGGCACAGCTTGACCAGCTTCTCCATCCGACGTTCGACACGAAGCGAACCTACGATGTCGTCGCGCGCGGGCTCAATGCAAGCCCCGGCGCAGCAGTCGGTACGGCGGTCTTTTCCGCCGACGACGCCGAAGCGGCCGCCGCACGTGGCGAAAGAGTCGTATTGGTTCGCTGGGAGACGACTCCTGACGACTTGCACGGCATGGTCGCTGCACAAGGCATTTTGACTTCTCACGGCGGAAAGACTTCCCATGCAGCCGTCATCGCACGCGGTATGGGCAAGCCGTGCGTATGCGGTGTCGATAAATTGAAAATCGACACAAAGGCGAAGCAAGCCTCCGTCATCGGCACCGACATCGTCATTAAAGAAGGCGATTCGATCTCAATCGACGGAACATCGGGTATTTTGATTCTCGGCGATGCAGACTTGGTCGAGCCCGAGGTTTCAGGAGATTTCGAAACCATTCTCGAATGGGCCGACGAGTTTCGTACGCTCGGAGTATATGCCAACGCGGATAACCCCGAGGATGCGAAAATATCTCGTGATTTCGGCGCAGAAGGCATCGGCTTGACTCGTACCGAGCATATGTTCCTCGGTGAGCGTAAAGACATCATCCAAGATTTCATCTTGTCCGATTCTGATGAAGGTCGCAACGCCGCGCTTGCAAAACTTCTCGACGTACAAGTTTCTGACTATCTCGGAATCTTTGAGGCGATGGACGGGCTGCCGGTAACGGTGCGTCTTCTCGATCCGCCTCTCCACGAGTTCTTGGATAATCCTCGCGAACTCGAGGTCGAGCTCGTGCGACGTGAACTTGTCGGTGATTCAGCCGGAGCGCTTGCCGAAGGTAAGAAGCTTCTTGCCGAAATCGATGCACTTTCCGAGCAAAACCCGATGCTCGGTATGCGCGGTTGTCGACTGGGAATCGTGTTCCCCGAACTTTACGCCATGCAAGTTCGTTCGATTACGCGTGCGGCCCATCAGCTCAAAGCGGCCGGCAAAGATCCTCATCCCGAGATCATGATTCCGCTCGTAAGCTTGAAGGCCGAACTTGAGACACTTCGTGCAGAAGCCGAGGCCGTCATCGCCGAGGTCGAGCAAGAAACCGGTCAACACGTGGATATCCCCATCGGCACCATGATCGAACTTCCTCGCGCCGCAATCACGGCCGATGAGATCGGGCAAGTCGCCGACTTCTTCAGCTTCGGCACCAACGATCTCACTCAGACAGCATTCGGCTTCAGCCGCGACGATGTCGAGTCGAGCTTTCTGACGTCTTATCTCGAGCGTAAGATTCTCGATCGCAACCCGTTTGAGACACTTGACGACGGCGTCGCCCAACTCGTTGCAATCGCCTGTGAGAAGGGTCGCAAAGCAAATCCCGCTATTCATCTGGGAATCTGCGGTGAGCACGGCGGCGATCCGGAGTCGATCCATAAGTGTCAAAAGGCCGGACTGACCTATGTGAGCTGCTCACCCTATCGTGTGCCGGTCGCACGTCTCGCAGCCGCACAGGCAGCGCTTGCGGAGAAGAAGTAA